GCAAACCTTCGCTCTTACAAAGAGCTAATTACTTTCAACAGACGACACCCCTTTCATAAGGCTAGTCCTCCGGTTCTTACCGCAAAGGCGGTAGTGTTATTTGACGCCCACACAGGCACAATACTGTTTAGACAAAACGAGACCCAGCCAAGACAAGTCGCTAGTACCCAAAAGCTTCTTACCGCCCTGATTGTTGCGGAAAATGGCGGTCTAGACAAACCTGTAACCATCAAAAGATCTGATACTATGGAGCCTCCTCTTAAGTTAGGGCTACGGCCTGGGGAAACATATACTCGCCGCACGCTCCTTACCGTAATGTTAATGAAAAGTGCAAACGATGTAGCTGCTGCCCTGGCACGAGATAATGCGGGCAGCGTAGCGGCTTTCGCAGAAAAGATGAATCGGCGTATGGTCGAGTTACACGGTAACACCTCCCACTTTGCCAATCCTAATGGCCTACCACTAAATGGACAGTACTCCACCGCACGAGACATGGCTATTGTTGCAAGAGCCGTGTACGCTTATCCTCTCCTGCGGGCTATTATCAACTGCCGCACCTACCACTTTTACTTTAACGATGGAAAAATTAGATTGCTCTGCAACACCAATCATCTCCTAAAATATGCCTTTTGCAATGGTATGAAAACTGGGTATACCAGGGGCGCTGGCCATTGCCTGATCGCGAGTGGCAAATGGGGGGAAAAAGAGGTAATTGCGGTGATTCTCGGGGTGTCTGTACGCTTGAGGATATGGGGAGAAGCGCAAAGCTTACTAGCCTATGGGCTCGGAATGCGGCCTGAGGAGGTCACTGCTGCACGGCTCGTCTCCCCGTCCAGAACGGGCGTGGCCCGTTCTCCGTTTAAATCCAAAAAGACGTTTGGGAGGGGATAACGTTGCTCGCCATGCTTTTTGGTGTCTTACCTCCCTCTAAATGTAGGGTTAGTGCTAGTGGTAGGCATTAGTTGTTTAAACTAGATGGCAACGAAGCAGAACCAGACGACAGTGCGCTCCCAAGGAAATGCTATTTGGTCCAGTCTAGATGCTCAACAGATGGCTGCTGTAAGAGCTAAAGTAGGGGCTAGTTTGGTAATTGCCGGAGCAGGAAGCGGAAAAACTCGCACCTTGACTCACCGGGTAGCCTGGCTACTGGAGTTGGGGGTTCCAGCAAAAAATATCCTTCTTTTGACATTTACCAACAAAGCGGCGAGAGAGATGCTCGGGCGCGTCACTGCCTTGATTCCACAAGGCAGTGACGGCATTTGGGGAGGGACATTCCATGCCATTGGGAATCGCATCCTGCGCGTCCATGCGGACAGGCTTGGATTTCATCGGGGATTTTCTATCCTTGATCGTGAGGATCAACAGAGGATGATTGCTTCCGTAGTGAAGGAGGAAGGATTACTCGCCACAGGCGAGCATTTCCCGAAAGCAGAAGTACTTTCAGCAATCTTTAGTCTGGCAGTTAATGCCGCGGATCCTATCTCAGCTGTTTTAGCGCGTCACTACCCCTATTTTACTGTTCTGGCAGAACAGATTGGGCACATAGCCACCGTGTTCAAGAGACGCAAGTACGAAGCTAATTCCATGGATTTCGACGATTTGCTCGCTAAACCCCTCGAGCTACTGGAGGCGTACGGAGACATCGCAGAGTTTTACGGGGAAAAATTCTCCCACATCCTGGTGGATGAATACCAGGACATCAATCAACTTCAGTCTAAATTTGTGGAGCGACTAGCTGCTAGACACGGGAATATTATGGCGGTTGGGGATGATGCGCAGTCGATTTACTCTTGGAGAGGGGCACACTTCAAGACCATCCTGGATTTTCCCAAACGCCATCCTAGCGCTTCCGTTTTTCGAATAGAGACCAACCACCGCAGCACCCCAGAGATCCTTTCCGTGGCCAATGTAGTGATCTATGCCAACAAAAACCAGTTCAAAAAAACACTAGTTGCGGCACGCCCCTCTAGGGGAAACAAGCCAACTTTAGCGTCGCTTTCCACAAGTGCTGAACAGGCCTCTTTTGTGGCCGAACGTATCGTCGGTTTCCAGGAAAGCGGCATGTCGCTCAGCGACATAGCCGTCCTATATCGTGCTCATTACCATTCAATGGAGGTCCAACTAGAACTTACTCGTCAAGCCATCCCTTTTTTTATTACGAGTGGACCGCGGTTTTTTGAGCAGACCCACGTCAAGGACATGCTAGCGTTTGTAAGATTTGTAGCAAATTCGAGGGACGAATTTGCCTTCAAACGTATGGTCCAGTTGATTCCAGGCATCGGGATAAGGTCCGCGGCATCTTTCTGGAAAGAGACTGCTACGCTTTTTGGAAGCAGGAACGATTTCTCCCCTCTATTCAAGCTGAAGGTCCCATCAAAATCTAAACGGAGCTGGTCTCATCTGGCTTGTTTCCTGGAAAGATCAAAATCTTTCCTGTCATCTCCTGCTTCCTTAATCGAGGCGGTTCTATCTACCGTCTATGGGGATTACATGAAAGCGCGTTTTTCCGATTGTGACACTAGGCGGGAAGACATTCACACCCTGATAGCATTTGCACGGAACTTCGAGAATTGTGAAGACTTCCTCTCTCAACTTGCCCTGCTTGGAGCCGGAGACGCTACTGACAAGACTCCATCGTCCTATAAACCTGAAAAGGTGACCCTCTCTTCAATCCATCAAGCTAAAGGACTGGAGTGGAAAGTCGTTTTCTTGATTTGGCTGGCGGAAGGCATGTTTCCTAATGCACGCTCCCTGGAAAATCCGGAAGACCTGGAGGAAGAGCGACGGTTGTTTTACGTTGGTATAACGCGCTGTAGAGATGAACTCTATTTCAGTTATCCTAAATTTGGCTTGGGGATTCGCGGTAAAGCCTTTTACTCTCCTTCCCGATTCCTTCGGGGCATCCCGCAATGGATCATAGATCGGCTATAACAATTTTTCTCCACTAAAAGCTTAAAATGAGAGCTAAGGGGTTTAGGGAGAGGCGAGCGCTACGGAGCAAGGCGATCAATTACCCAAACATTCCGAGTATCTTTTCTATACTGTAAGCGATCATGTAGGCGATGTTGTCCACCCTGCCAGAATTCAATTGTTTTCGGGGTTACGCAAAAGCCACCCCAAAAAGGAGGAACAGGAATTTCTCTTTCCCTAAATTTGCTCTCGATGGCTTCCCACTCCCTTTCTAGGAACATCCGGGAGGGGACAATCTGGCTTTGAGGAGATGCCCAGGTGGATAGCTGGCTCTTGCGGGGACGGGAGAGAAAATACTCGGAAGCTTCTGCTGGAGACAATGGCTGGGCCTTTCCAGTAATGATGACTTGGCGTTCTAAGAGTAACCAAGGAAACAACAGTGCAGCAGTCGCGTTCTTTTGCAGCTGGCTGGCCTTACGGCTCTTCAAGTTAGTGAAAAATATAAAGCCGCGTTGGTCTACCCTCTTTAACAAAACAGTCCGGAGGAGTGGGCTGCCATCTAAGTCAACGGTAGCTAGACTCATTGCGGTCGGCTCTGTTATCCTCGCGACGAAAGCCTCGTTAAGCCAGAGGAAAAACTGGTCTATGGGGTCAGGGGGCAGGTCTTTCTTGCGCAATCGTCCAAGACGGTAATCCTTCCGTTCTTCTGTGAAACTCTTTTCCTTCATGATCGGCGTTCTCGGCTATATGGAAAAAGCAATAGATTCTCCAGATTTCCTGGCTGCTCGTCGTAAATCCACCCGTAATAGCGCGTCGGGGGGGGAACCAGGCAATTTTTTGGCTGTTGGAGGAAAAGTAGAACCGAAAAGAGAGGGTCCAGATCTTAACGGGATGGCCGTGATCATCGACAGATTGCTTGGAAGACAGCGCTGAAGTACGATCCATGCAAAGTAAGGTCCAACGAATTAAATTGCTATATCGTAACCCGCTGTTATCTCCTCCCCATGCTCCGCACTAAGCGTCTGTTTTTCACACTCGGTCGCATAAAACAGTGGGCCGAAATGTTTCTCATCTTCTTCCGACATGGAAAAGCATGGGTGCCTGTCGTTCTCCTAGTTTTCTGCTTAGGCGTACCTCCACATGCACGTGGCGCAGAACGCTGCGGGGGACAGCGGTGCACACAAAGAGATAAGCTGGATCCTAAGCTTATTTATTCTGGCTAGAAGGGAAACTGGCCCAGAGTACAAAGTGAATTGTAGCGCCTCTCTATGTCCAGCCAAGTAAGCGTGCATAGACGCTCTAACCCGAAGGCCTCAACGCTGAAGCTGGCTAGGACCGTGCCATAGATAACAGCTAGACGCAACTTTTCGAAAGTAATTCCAGAAGAGTTCTTTTCATTGCAGGCATTGGCAAGGTAGCCTATCATCCTTCCCCCCCGCGAAACTGTCCCCAGCACCGGTGGGATCACGGACCGCTCCTAATGGATATGCTGGACAACTGAAGAGGGAGTTTTTTCCAAGAAGCAAAGCTCCGTGTTCTCCCTTGCTGAGAACTACGAATTCTGGTCCTAGCTCAAGGATAAGATTACCGGCGCGTACTAAGTCTGTCACCCCAGTCAGTTCCCGTGCCTCGTGCTCGTTAAGAATAAGCATATCCGCGTATCTTAGCAAGGACAGCAAAGTTTTCCTGGCCTCTTTTATCCAAAAATCCATGGTATTTGCTGCGATAAAGAGGGGCGATTGCACTTGACCTAGGGTATATTTCTGGAGTTTCGGTGAAACGTTGGCTAGTAACAGTAACACATACGGAGTAGTCTGGTAGACTCTAGGAAGAGTTGGGGGAGAAATCTTGAAGCACGTTTAGCCTCGTAGAAATTGTTGTTCTCCCGTCCATGTTAGTATGGCACACTACGGACTACTGGAAGGTTTTTCCTTTTGCAACCTGCAATCCATCCAGACCAACTGATCTGGAGGCTAGCAAGCTCCAGTATTCTTCTGGGAAATCTTCACCTACAACTCCTACAAGGCGTACTGGGGAAAAAAGCTAGCTGCGATAGTAGAATAAGAAGCCGAACCACCTAGCAGCTTCTGCCTTTCCTGATAGGGCGTCTTGACGTGGTCCATGGCAACAGACCCAAATGACAAGTACAGGTGGCATAGGCCTCTATACTACCCTAGGGTAGCTCGTTAGCAGCCTTTATTATGTCTGCGAACTTACGTGCTTCTAAACTAGCCCTACCTACAAGCACCCCATCAATATCTGGCTGTGAGAGAAACTCGACTACATTGGCAGCGTGAACATTTCCTCCGTATTGGATCGGAATTTTTACGGCGATCGCTGAATCAAAAAGGTGCGTGAGAACGCAACGGATGAAGGTGTGTGACTGCTGTGCCTGTTCCGGGGTCGCGCTCTGTTCCGCACCAATAGCCCAAACAGGCTCGTAAGCAACCACAATGCTTTCTAACTTTGAGGACTCTACTTCTTGTAGAGCAACGCGTAGCTGGTGCTCCAAAACTTCTTTTTCTTTCCCAGCATCTCGTTGCCCCCGAGTTTCTCCGATACAAAGGATGGGACACAGTCTATAGTGCAAAGCCGCGCATACTTTCCTAGCAATTAGAACATCACTTTCCCCAAAAATCTGCCGACGTTCGCTGTGTCCCAAGAGAACATATTGGACAAATAGTTCCCTAAGCATTGTAGGGCTAATCTCTCCAGTATAGGCTCCAGATTCCTCATAAAACATATTTTGTGCAGCAAGACGGATTCTTTGAGAAGCACGAGCGTTAAGCTCAGAAAGTTTTGCTAGCGCCGTAGCAGGAGGAGCAATGAGGATTTCGAATCGGTTGTTTCGTGGAACTTCGGCAGAAAAAGCGCGATAGAAATTCTCAGTTTCTGTCACTGTCATGTACATCTTCCAGTTAGCGGCAATAATTTTCTTGCGCATGAGCTGCCCTATTTTTTATCTGTGAGTGCCTCAATACCAGGTAAATGATTCCCTTCTAGGAGCCTCAAGGAGGCCCCACCCCCCGTGGAAAGAAAAGTCATCTTGTCTCCTAGGTCAAAACTTTTAACCGCGGTAACCGAATCCCCTCCCCCTACTATGGAAACGGACATAGGATTAGCAGCAATTGCTTCTGCAATGGCACGTGTCCCGGAAGAGAATTCCTGGATCTCGAACACGCCTAGAGGACCATTCCATAAAATGGTAGATGCGCGTGCAATTTCTGCAGAGTAAAGAGCCCGAGTTTTTACCCCAATATCCACTCCAATCCAACCGCGAGTAATACCCGTGCTCTGGGAGAAAATGGGGGTATTCCTACACAACGCTCCAGGCCTGACTTTTAGGGTTTCGACAGCATCCAGTGGAAGAAAAAACTCAAGACCCCTTGCCTTCGACAGGGATAGGAGCCTTCTAGCAAGATCGCAATTGTCTGTCCCTAGCAAGCTATTCCCAACTGGTATTCCTTGAGCCTTTAAAAAAGTATAAGCCATGGCTCCACCAATTAAAAATTTGTCTGCTCTTTCTATAAGAGCCCCAATAACACCAATCTTGTCTGATACCTTTGCCCCCCCTAGGAGGACTAGAAAGGGTTTCCTGGGGCTTTTAAGCTGTCCCTGTAAAAAGTGGAGTTCCCTTTCCACAAGCAGACCGGTGGCAGAGACAGGAAGGTGAGCAGCTATACCTACAGTTGAGGCATGGGCACGGTGAGTAGCGCCAAAGGCATCATTAACATAGATCTCCCCGAGCTGAGCAAGCTCTGCAGAAAATATAGAATCATTTGTTTCCTCTCCAGGATGGAAACGGACATTCTCCAGGAGGAGAATGTCACCATCTTTTAGTGCAAGCACCGCTGCCCTAGCAAGTGGACCCACACATTCTGGACAAAAGAAGACGTTCCTGCCACCATTACCGAGTAGTCTCTGAAGATGTTTAAATACCGGCCTAAGAGATAACTTCGCGACCGGCTTACCCTCAGGACGCCCAAGATGGGATAGCAAAACGACGCGCGCCCCCCTCTTTCTCAGAAAGAGCAGAGTCGGCAAGCTTTCTACAACGCGTGTGTCATCAACAAGGCAGGAATCCTCGATGGGTACATTAAAGTCTGCACGAACCAGCACATGTTTCCCGCAAACTTCGAGGTCTCGCAGAGAAAGTTTAGTAGCCACCAGAGTTCACACCACCAATATGCCGCAGTAAGTCCACACACCGATTTGAATAACCCCACTCGTTATCGTACCAGCTGACGAGCTTAAAGAATCTACTATTTAGCTCGATACCAGATCCAGCATCAAAAATGCTGGAGCGAGTGTCATGAACGAAATCGCTGCTGACTACTTCGTCACTAGTAGTAGCCAGGACGCCACTCAAGTAGGTTTTACTAGCCCTTTCCATGGCGGCGCAAATCTCTCGATAACTAGTCTCCCTGGCTGTACGTACGGTGAGATCAACTACAGAAACCGTTGGTGTCGGGACACGAAATGCCATACCCGTGAGTTTACCTTGAACCTTTGGAATTACAAAGGCAACAGCCTCCGCTGCCCCGGTAGTGGCTGGGATGATGTTAATTGCTGCTGAGCGCCCCCCTCTCCAATCCCTTCTTGAGGGACTATCCACCGCTTTCTGTGTGGCTGTATAACTATGAACGGTGGTCAGAAAACCCTCCTCCAGTCCTATCTCCTCCTGAAAAAGCACGTGGACCAGTGGGGCGAGGCAATTAGTAGTACAACTGGCATTAGAGATAATGCGGTGTTTTTTGGGATCATATCTTGCGTGGTTGACACCCATCACAATGGTAATATCCTCCCCCTTAGCCGGGGCGGAGATAATTACCCGGCCAGCGCCGGCATCTAGGTGCCCTCTGGCCTGAATAGCTTCCGTAAATAGCCCAGTACTCTCGATAACAATGTCCGCATTGAGGGATTTCCAGGGGATGGCGGAGGGTCCGTCTTGGATGGACAAGCAGGGTATCCTGCAGTCTCCTACGACTAAAACGTCATCATCCCTTGTGAAGGGAGATGATTTTTCACTATATACCTCACCTAAAAACCTCCCCTGCGTGGAGTCATACTTAAGGAGATAGGCCAAGTTGTTGGCAGCTACCAAATCATTAATAGCCACCACCTGAACTGTCTTTCCAAGTAATCCCTGTTCTATGATGGCCCGGAAAACCAATCGGCCGATCCTACCAAATCCATTGATGCCAACGTTTATCATTTCGCTTTAGTCTAAAAATACATGAGCCCAAAGGAGTACATTTCTCTCTCCGGAAGAACGTCAGTGAGCAGCATGGTGGGCGCTATTGTGCTTCCAAGTGGCAACATCCTCCATAATCTTTGATGTGACCTCCTCGTGGGTCAGATGGGAGGAGTCGATGTAGAGATCCGAGAGTCCACGGTACAACCCCCTCCGTAAGTCCAAGAGGGAGGTGAATTTCTTCCATGGATTCTCCTCACCCTGAAGCAAGGGACGCTCCTTGGAGCGCATGGCACGCTCAAAAAGTGTACCCGCAGTAGCATCTAGCCAAACTACTATCCCCATCTTCCGTAGCAAAACACGGTTCTCCTCTCGAAGCACGATCCCGCCTCCAGTGGAAAGAATCATTCCCTGCTGGCCGGATAGGCGACGCAATGTACAGGACTCCCAGTTCCGAAACCCCTCTTCACCCTCGCGGTAGAAAAGGGTACAAAGAGCCAACCCGCAAGCGTCGACGATTTCCTTGTCAATGTCTATAAAACGCTTCCCTTGTGAGATAGCAAGCTGCCTACCCACTGAGCTCTTTCCCGAACCCATAAATCCAATAAGAAGAATGTTGTCCAACACTTGTCCAGGCTGCATAATCTCTTATAGTCGTTTCATTCTTACAGTTGTTGCAGACAGCTAATTGTATTAATTAATTTGCTGCGCAGGGCAGCTCCGCAATTCTACGGATCTATCCTGCTCGACGAGCAGAACAAAACTACTTTTGAGCTGCCACAGGTATCTTTTACGGTCCATAGCGTCAAGGATGGATGTGGAGACTATAATAAAAAGTGCGAGACGGGCCCTATCCCCCAGCTGGGAAGAGCTTCTCCCACATGTTCCGTTCTTTAGGGAGCTGCGGGGTTTGATGGAATTGATTATGGGGTTCTGCCTGGAAAAATAATCACCCCCCTACCCTAGGGTGCGATCTGTGGCTGCATTTGCAATGTTTTAATTGCCTAGACTAGGCGTAGGTAGTTGGTAGGCATCGCGTTCTTGATGCCGTTACTGCTACTATAGTCCTATAGGATATAGGAGGGTACTATAGGAGAGTAGAAGAAGGGACTGGAATCCCTGCTCGTACGAGAGTTAGTTCACTTCTGACAAAAAAATTCATCCCCCGTTGGTACTTCCAATATTCCAAAAAGAGAAGAGCAATAGACAGACAAGGGAGATACGATGAAAACCCATGTGGTCTCTGTAGAAACAGAAGGAGGATATGTAGAGGAGGCTGTCTATTGGCTTACAGAAGGAGAAGTAGTTGCCCTCCCTACAGAGACAGTATATGGTCTGGCAGCTGATGCCTTAAATCCGGTAGCTTGTGCTAGAATATTTGAAGCTAAGGAGCGCCCGCTTTATAATCCACTAATCGTTCACTTGCCGACAGTCAGTTGGTTAAGGTCCCTTTGTACATTCCCCCGGCTTGCGCAACGTTTGGTAGAGACTTTTTGGCCAGGTCCACTGACGTTGGTTTTGCCTCGCACCTCAACGGTGCCGGATATTGTGACCGCAGGGCAGAGCAGGGTGGCGGTACGGATGAGCGCACATCCCGTATTCCAGAAAATTGCCCAGAGGTTAGAGCGCCCTTTAGCTGCACCAAGCGCCAACCGTTTCGGGAGGATCAGTCCTACACGAGCTGTTCACGTTTTGTCTGAACTTAACGGTAGGATTCCGCTGGTAGTCGATGGTGGGCCCTGTTTACATGGTATCGAATCTACCATTGTCTCTCTTCAAGCAGATCGCCTATTTTTGCACCGGAATGGCCCAATAACAAGAGAAGAACTAGAAGCATTTTCTCCTGTGGAAGATTCCCTGGGGAAGATGATAATAGCACCAGGATCGCTTAAAAGCCATTACGCACCGAAAACTCCCTGTCAATTCTGGGACGGCGCTCCGCCACCTAGTGGGATACGAACAGGATTGCTTGCTTGGAAATCTTCTGGGGAGAACTTCTCGGTTGTCGTGCATTTAAGCCGCCGCTATGACCTTCGTGAGGCAGCGGCTAAACTTTATGTCGGCTTGCGAGAACTGGATGAATATGGAGTAGAACTTATTCTTTTCGAGCGCCTTCCTATGCAGGGAGGTTTAGGAGCAGCCATTATGGAAAGACTCACAAAGGCCACCTTGGCTTTCGGAAAGCGTTTTTTTTCCAATGGCTAAACGATACTCCGGCATCCGGACGGCAGGCATCGTGGCTGGTGCAATCCTTTTCGGAAGGATCATTGGCTTACTAAGAGAGTTGACTTTAGCATCCCTTTTTGGAGCTGGACGCAGCATGGACGCCTTTCTTACAGCGTTCCGTACTCCTAATCTTTTACGAGATTTGTTTGCAGAAGGGGCGCTATCTACAACCTTTATAACTCTTTTTTCCAGAAAAGTGGCAAAGGAGGGCAAAAAATCTGCGTGGCTCCTGGCATCTCGCGTGATTATGTGGGTCACAACATTCATGAGCACAATCGTACTGCTTGGTATTATTGGAGCTCAACCTATCGTTGGAATGCTCGCTCCTGGATTCCCTGAGCACAAAGCACAACTAACCATTTTGCTGTGTCGGATTATGTTTCCGTTCATTTTGTTGGTTTCACTGGCCGCACTGGTGATGGGAATGCTCAACGTCAGTAACGTTTTTGGCATTCCTGCCATAGCATCAAGCTTTTTCAATCTGGGGTTCGTTGGCGGAGGGGTATTTCTTAGTTGGCTGCTAGATCCCTCTTTTGGGGAAAGGTCACTAGTTGGCCTGGCTATAGGAGTTCTAATAGGTGGAGCACTTCAACTTATCATACAGCTTCCCTCCTTACAGAGGGCTGGATTTTCCTTCTATCTAGTCCGCACTTGCCAATGGCATTGCGACCCAGATCTACGGGCTATTCTAAAACTGATGGCTCCAGCTACCCTTGCTGCTAGTGCAGTCCAGGTTAATGTAATGGTTAACACCATTTTCGCCTCTTGGCTGGAAGATGGAACTATCAGTTGGTTGACTTGCGCTTTCCGCCTAATGCAGTTTCCACTCGGTGTTTTTGGTGTAGCAGTGGCAACGGTTACCCTGCCGGCGGTATCTAGGCTGGCAGCCGATAGAAAAATAACCCTTCTACGGGAAACACTAGCTAGGGCAATGCGTTTGTCGGTCTTTCTCACTCTTCCTTCAGCAGTCGGGCTTATTTTTCTAGCCACCCCTATTGTTAGCTTGGTTTATCAACACGGAAAATTTGGCCCGGATGACACCTTACATACCGCAATAGCTCTACAATTGTACGCATTAGGTTTGGTCAGCTATTCTTGCATTAAAGTACTTTTCCCTGCCTTCTACGCCCTTGGTTGCAAGTGGGAGCCTGCATTTGTTAGTCTTCTGTCTATTGGGCTCAATTTGCTTCTCAATTGGTTGCTTACTTTCCAGTTCGGTCTTGGCTATCGTGGTCTCGCACTTTCCACAGCTCTGTCGGCTTGTTTTAATTTTGTGGCTCTCTATTGCAGAATGAGGCCTTATATTGGGGGCCTGGAAAGCCTGCAGTTCATCTCTACAGTTTTACGTACGCTCGTTTCTGCGCTGGCCATGGCGATAGCCTGTTGGGGGCTAACCCATCTGGGAAGTGGATGGATTTCCTCTCCTCATCTCTGGGTGCGCGGCGTGTCGCTACTAACTATTGTTTGCGCAGCTGCCTTGTTCTACCTGGGAACATGCCGGGTTTTAAGAATGGAAGAGATCTGCTCTGTATATACATACTTACAGGCAACTTACTTATGACTTACCCGTGGGCGGCTCAAACCAGGATCGTTACTTCCCTCTCGTGGGAATAATGGATGCTAGGCGCCCCCACTCCTTGCCACCATAGAAGAATGACAAATCTACAAGGATAACCCATGGATTTGACGACATGCTTTGACGGTATTGGAAAGAAGCATAGCTATTGTCATTGGGCCTACCCCACCGGGAGATGGGGTAATCAGTGAGCACTTAGGGGCGACTTGCTTGAAATGGACATCGCCGACTAGGCGGTGTCTTGGGGTACCTGGGCATTCTATGCGATTAATTCCAACGTCGATCACTACTGCACCCTCACAAACATGTCGTCCATCGAGAAAGTGAGGGCGCCCTATGGCGGAGATGAGAATATCGGCTTGGCGGGTGATTCTTTCTAAATTGCGAGTGAGTGAGTGGACCACCGTGACTGTAGCATTTCCTCCAATTCCTTTTGACATGAGCAGAAGTGACATGGGTTTTCCAACAATTCTGCTGCGCCCTAGAATGACGGCGTGGGCGCTGCTGGTGGGGACCTGATACTCTAGGAGCAGGCGTCTACATCCGAGTGGG
This DNA window, taken from Candidatus Xiphinematobacter sp., encodes the following:
- a CDS encoding D-alanyl-D-alanine carboxypeptidase, which encodes MVIPVPEANANLRSYKELITFNRRHPFHKASPPVLTAKAVVLFDAHTGTILFRQNETQPRQVASTQKLLTALIVAENGGLDKPVTIKRSDTMEPPLKLGLRPGETYTRRTLLTVMLMKSANDVAAALARDNAGSVAAFAEKMNRRMVELHGNTSHFANPNGLPLNGQYSTARDMAIVARAVYAYPLLRAIINCRTYHFYFNDGKIRLLCNTNHLLKYAFCNGMKTGYTRGAGHCLIASGKWGEKEVIAVILGVSVRLRIWGEAQSLLAYGLGMRPEEVTAARLVSPSRTGVARSPFKSKKTFGRG
- a CDS encoding UvrD-helicase domain-containing protein is translated as MAAVRAKVGASLVIAGAGSGKTRTLTHRVAWLLELGVPAKNILLLTFTNKAAREMLGRVTALIPQGSDGIWGGTFHAIGNRILRVHADRLGFHRGFSILDREDQQRMIASVVKEEGLLATGEHFPKAEVLSAIFSLAVNAADPISAVLARHYPYFTVLAEQIGHIATVFKRRKYEANSMDFDDLLAKPLELLEAYGDIAEFYGEKFSHILVDEYQDINQLQSKFVERLAARHGNIMAVGDDAQSIYSWRGAHFKTILDFPKRHPSASVFRIETNHRSTPEILSVANVVIYANKNQFKKTLVAARPSRGNKPTLASLSTSAEQASFVAERIVGFQESGMSLSDIAVLYRAHYHSMEVQLELTRQAIPFFITSGPRFFEQTHVKDMLAFVRFVANSRDEFAFKRMVQLIPGIGIRSAASFWKETATLFGSRNDFSPLFKLKVPSKSKRSWSHLACFLERSKSFLSSPASLIEAVLSTVYGDYMKARFSDCDTRREDIHTLIAFARNFENCEDFLSQLALLGAGDATDKTPSSYKPEKVTLSSIHQAKGLEWKVVFLIWLAEGMFPNARSLENPEDLEEERRLFYVGITRCRDELYFSYPKFGLGIRGKAFYSPSRFLRGIPQWIIDRL
- the pdxH gene encoding pyridoxamine 5'-phosphate oxidase; this encodes MKEKSFTEERKDYRLGRLRKKDLPPDPIDQFFLWLNEAFVARITEPTAMSLATVDLDGSPLLRTVLLKRVDQRGFIFFTNLKSRKASQLQKNATAALLFPWLLLERQVIITGKAQPLSPAEASEYFLSRPRKSQLSTWASPQSQIVPSRMFLEREWEAIESKFREREIPVPPFWGGFCVTPKTIEFWQGGQHRLHDRLQYRKDTRNVWVIDRLAP
- a CDS encoding triose-phosphate isomerase codes for the protein MRKKIIAANWKMYMTVTETENFYRAFSAEVPRNNRFEILIAPPATALAKLSELNARASQRIRLAAQNMFYEESGAYTGEISPTMLRELFVQYVLLGHSERRQIFGESDVLIARKVCAALHYRLCPILCIGETRGQRDAGKEKEVLEHQLRVALQEVESSKLESIVVAYEPVWAIGAEQSATPEQAQQSHTFIRCVLTHLFDSAIAVKIPIQYGGNVHAANVVEFLSQPDIDGVLVGRASLEARKFADIIKAANELP
- a CDS encoding phosphoglycerate kinase, which encodes MVATKLSLRDLEVCGKHVLVRADFNVPIEDSCLVDDTRVVESLPTLLFLRKRGARVVLLSHLGRPEGKPVAKLSLRPVFKHLQRLLGNGGRNVFFCPECVGPLARAAVLALKDGDILLLENVRFHPGEETNDSIFSAELAQLGEIYVNDAFGATHRAHASTVGIAAHLPVSATGLLVERELHFLQGQLKSPRKPFLVLLGGAKVSDKIGVIGALIERADKFLIGGAMAYTFLKAQGIPVGNSLLGTDNCDLARRLLSLSKARGLEFFLPLDAVETLKVRPGALCRNTPIFSQSTGITRGWIGVDIGVKTRALYSAEIARASTILWNGPLGVFEIQEFSSGTRAIAEAIAANPMSVSIVGGGDSVTAVKSFDLGDKMTFLSTGGGASLRLLEGNHLPGIEALTDKK
- the gap gene encoding type I glyceraldehyde-3-phosphate dehydrogenase gives rise to the protein MINVGINGFGRIGRLVFRAIIEQGLLGKTVQVVAINDLVAANNLAYLLKYDSTQGRFLGEVYSEKSSPFTRDDDVLVVGDCRIPCLSIQDGPSAIPWKSLNADIVIESTGLFTEAIQARGHLDAGAGRVIISAPAKGEDITIVMGVNHARYDPKKHRIISNASCTTNCLAPLVHVLFQEEIGLEEGFLTTVHSYTATQKAVDSPSRRDWRGGRSAAINIIPATTGAAEAVAFVIPKVQGKLTGMAFRVPTPTVSVVDLTVRTARETSYREICAAMERASKTYLSGVLATTSDEVVSSDFVHDTRSSIFDAGSGIELNSRFFKLVSWYDNEWGYSNRCVDLLRHIGGVNSGGY
- a CDS encoding shikimate kinase, whose amino-acid sequence is MQPGQVLDNILLIGFMGSGKSSVGRQLAISQGKRFIDIDKEIVDACGLALCTLFYREGEEGFRNWESCTLRRLSGQQGMILSTGGGIVLREENRVLLRKMGIVVWLDATAGTLFERAMRSKERPLLQGEENPWKKFTSLLDLRRGLYRGLSDLYIDSSHLTHEEVTSKIMEDVATWKHNSAHHAAH
- a CDS encoding threonylcarbamoyl-AMP synthase, with the translated sequence MKTHVVSVETEGGYVEEAVYWLTEGEVVALPTETVYGLAADALNPVACARIFEAKERPLYNPLIVHLPTVSWLRSLCTFPRLAQRLVETFWPGPLTLVLPRTSTVPDIVTAGQSRVAVRMSAHPVFQKIAQRLERPLAAPSANRFGRISPTRAVHVLSELNGRIPLVVDGGPCLHGIESTIVSLQADRLFLHRNGPITREELEAFSPVEDSLGKMIIAPGSLKSHYAPKTPCQFWDGAPPPSGIRTGLLAWKSSGENFSVVVHLSRRYDLREAAAKLYVGLRELDEYGVELILFERLPMQGGLGAAIMERLTKATLAFGKRFFSNG